The following coding sequences are from one Salinicoccus sp. Bachu38 window:
- a CDS encoding YeeE/YedE family protein, whose translation MTTRVQPVNEARDPVRRDSLALSPPQKALVGGGIAVSFVLFLYLAATQSMMQPMLMIIGLLLGFTLFHARFGFTSAFRRMMSVGNGQAMRAHMLMLAVAVTLFAPILAFGTSFFGQDVAGYVSPVGVSLIVGAFMFGIGMQLGGGCASGTLYAIGGGRTVMFITLIFFIVGATVGAYHLPFWTEEMPSFEPISLATSTGLGYGGAWIVSLVLFGLIALATIIIEKKKNAPKMAPLPTARGWKRLFRGSWPLFAAAIALAVLNALTLMTRGAPWGITSAFALWGSKVASFFGVDVAEWGYWQGANAAALESSIFADTTTVLNFGVILGAFIASAAGGLFKFTKINLGNFSASVIGGLLMGYGARLAFGCNIGAYFGGIASFSMHGYIWGILALAGTFLALYLRPLFGLSVPKSNDSVC comes from the coding sequence ATGACCACGAGAGTTCAACCTGTTAATGAAGCGAGAGATCCGGTAAGACGTGATTCACTTGCTTTGAGTCCGCCACAGAAAGCGCTGGTTGGCGGCGGTATTGCAGTCAGTTTTGTACTATTTCTATACTTGGCGGCCACACAGTCGATGATGCAGCCCATGCTGATGATCATTGGTCTGCTGCTTGGCTTCACACTGTTCCACGCCCGCTTCGGCTTCACTTCGGCCTTCAGGCGCATGATGTCCGTGGGCAACGGACAGGCGATGCGTGCCCATATGCTGATGCTGGCTGTGGCAGTGACATTGTTTGCACCCATCCTTGCCTTCGGCACATCTTTCTTCGGCCAGGATGTAGCCGGTTATGTTTCACCAGTCGGTGTGAGCCTGATTGTCGGTGCATTCATGTTCGGCATCGGCATGCAGCTTGGCGGCGGCTGTGCATCCGGCACGCTCTATGCCATCGGGGGCGGCCGTACCGTCATGTTCATCACACTGATATTCTTCATTGTAGGTGCAACAGTCGGCGCATATCATCTGCCATTCTGGACGGAGGAGATGCCGTCATTCGAACCCATTTCACTCGCCACTTCCACCGGGCTCGGCTATGGCGGTGCATGGATCGTATCCCTCGTGCTGTTCGGCCTGATTGCGTTGGCTACAATCATCATCGAAAAGAAGAAGAACGCACCAAAAATGGCACCACTGCCGACTGCACGCGGATGGAAACGCCTATTCAGAGGCTCATGGCCGCTGTTTGCCGCGGCCATTGCGCTTGCGGTACTTAACGCACTGACCCTGATGACACGGGGCGCCCCTTGGGGCATCACATCCGCATTTGCGCTATGGGGGTCCAAAGTGGCCAGTTTCTTCGGCGTTGATGTCGCTGAATGGGGATATTGGCAGGGGGCCAATGCCGCTGCTCTCGAATCCTCGATATTCGCCGATACGACGACCGTCCTCAACTTCGGTGTCATTCTGGGTGCATTCATTGCATCTGCAGCAGGCGGACTGTTCAAATTCACTAAAATCAATCTGGGCAACTTTTCCGCGTCCGTCATTGGCGGACTGCTGATGGGCTATGGTGCCCGTCTTGCATTCGGATGCAACATCGGTGCCTATTTCGGAGGCATTGCCTCTTTCAGCATGCATGGGTATATCTGGGGCATACTGGCACTTGCCGGTACATTCCTGGCACTCTATCTCCGTCCTCTTTTCGGACTTTCCGTGCCAAAATCCAATGATTCCGTATGCTGA
- a CDS encoding MsnO8 family LLM class oxidoreductase: MDFSILNQSPVLDDHTVAASLQDTVDLAIRADQLGYRRYFVAEHHNDEKLAGTAPEIMISHLLAHTEQMHIGSGGVMLQHYNPFKVAEQFQLMQHLGSGRVDLGVGKAPGGLPLSTQALQHELREDAVSFNRKFKDLKRFLSQEPTEEWQGLKTSPDTSHPPDLFLLGSSPSSATFAAEEGAHFIYAHFITNNERLLEESIGAFRTYNGTGRFIVALSVIVTDDTSIQDEIIGRNRIFKLTFQDGKVLRVGSKDKANELLSTTSGQVDVEIIEPHIIAGTASEVLSKLDEIASKTGVDELMFHLPTHDAGLRHQTIEALAPVHTIHAAQKTNTL, translated from the coding sequence ATGGATTTCAGTATTCTAAATCAGAGTCCTGTACTGGATGACCATACGGTTGCGGCCTCCCTGCAGGATACCGTAGACCTTGCCATCCGGGCGGACCAGCTCGGATACCGCCGCTATTTTGTCGCCGAACACCACAATGATGAGAAGCTTGCAGGGACAGCACCGGAAATTATGATATCACACCTGCTTGCCCATACAGAACAGATGCATATCGGTTCCGGCGGAGTGATGCTCCAACATTATAACCCCTTTAAAGTCGCAGAACAATTCCAACTTATGCAGCACCTGGGTTCAGGGCGTGTAGATCTGGGAGTCGGAAAAGCACCCGGCGGACTGCCGTTATCGACACAGGCATTGCAGCATGAGCTGCGTGAAGATGCTGTCTCCTTCAACAGGAAGTTCAAAGATCTCAAGCGGTTCCTGTCCCAGGAGCCCACGGAGGAATGGCAAGGGTTGAAGACTTCCCCGGACACATCCCATCCGCCGGACCTTTTTCTGCTCGGTTCGAGTCCTTCTTCAGCGACGTTCGCAGCAGAGGAGGGGGCACATTTCATCTACGCACATTTCATCACCAATAATGAACGGCTGCTCGAAGAAAGCATCGGAGCCTTCCGGACATACAATGGTACAGGGAGGTTCATCGTGGCGCTTTCCGTCATCGTTACAGACGACACTTCCATACAGGATGAAATCATCGGCCGGAATAGGATCTTCAAATTGACTTTCCAGGATGGCAAGGTGCTCCGTGTGGGGAGTAAGGACAAAGCGAATGAACTGCTTTCAACGACTTCGGGGCAGGTGGATGTAGAGATCATCGAACCGCATATCATCGCCGGAACGGCATCGGAAGTCCTCTCGAAACTCGATGAAATAGCGTCCAAAACGGGGGTCGATGAACTGATGTTCCACCTGCCGACGCATGATGCCGGCCTGCGGCACCAGACGATTGAAGCACTGGCACCTGTACATACGATACATGCTGCACAAAAAACCAATACACTGTAA
- a CDS encoding thymidine kinase — translation MAKLYYRYGTMQSNKSNQIITTHHQYTTQGKQCLAYSTPIDTRSGHKRIKSRIGLELVCEYITDNIYEEVEAIHEKDKVHAVVVDEAQFLSRADVHRLSDIADVLDIPVICFGLKTDFRNHLFEGSRVLLELSDAIDELKTICQFCNKKATLNMRILDGKPTNVGEVIYMGDEEYVPVCRKCYKERLELV, via the coding sequence GTGGCGAAACTATATTATCGATACGGAACGATGCAGAGCAACAAAAGCAACCAGATCATCACAACACACCACCAATACACGACCCAGGGCAAGCAGTGTCTGGCCTACTCCACTCCGATAGACACCCGGAGCGGGCATAAGAGGATCAAATCGAGGATTGGCCTTGAACTGGTATGCGAGTACATTACAGATAATATTTACGAAGAGGTGGAAGCAATCCATGAAAAGGATAAGGTGCATGCGGTTGTGGTGGATGAGGCACAGTTCCTCTCAAGGGCGGATGTCCATCGCCTGAGCGACATCGCCGACGTGCTCGATATTCCGGTCATATGCTTCGGGCTGAAGACGGACTTCCGCAATCATCTGTTCGAAGGCAGCCGGGTGCTGCTGGAACTTTCCGATGCCATCGATGAACTGAAGACCATCTGCCAGTTCTGCAACAAGAAGGCGACGCTGAATATGCGTATTTTGGATGGGAAACCGACGAATGTCGGAGAGGTCATCTATATGGGAGACGAGGAGTATGTCCCAGTCTGCAGGAAGTGCTACAAGGAAAGGCTGGAGCTTGTGTGA
- a CDS encoding PepSY domain-containing protein — protein sequence MMIKKNHLLTGSIASALILGACSSASAETDMDWEDDRTEGTTVVMSAEAENNVKKSAQEAVDAAKKNFDGKVKEVELEADDGIYYYEIELENAKEEYDVDIDANDLTILEESFDRDDDDRNDGRDDDRDDDDRDDNGRDDDDDRDERTSSESGKDQPKQSDGNGLISSTEALKIAQNEVGGEVKEWDFDEDDEEYEVEIDADGKEHEVEIDAKTGKVTEIDD from the coding sequence ATGATGATCAAAAAAAATCATCTGCTGACTGGAAGTATCGCATCAGCGTTGATATTGGGTGCGTGTTCAAGTGCGAGTGCAGAGACGGATATGGATTGGGAAGATGACCGTACGGAAGGTACGACTGTTGTGATGAGCGCTGAGGCTGAGAATAATGTGAAGAAAAGTGCCCAGGAAGCGGTCGACGCGGCGAAGAAGAATTTTGACGGCAAAGTGAAGGAAGTGGAACTTGAAGCGGATGACGGTATCTACTACTACGAAATCGAGCTGGAAAATGCCAAGGAGGAATATGATGTCGATATCGACGCCAACGACCTGACAATTCTTGAGGAATCATTCGACAGGGACGATGATGATAGGAACGACGGCCGGGATGATGACAGAGACGACGATGATAGAGACGACAATGGTCGGGATGATGACGATGACAGAGACGAAAGAACATCATCAGAATCCGGCAAGGATCAACCGAAGCAGTCTGACGGCAACGGGCTCATTTCTTCCACAGAAGCACTGAAAATCGCCCAGAATGAAGTCGGTGGTGAAGTGAAAGAATGGGATTTCGATGAGGACGATGAGGAATACGAAGTTGAAATTGATGCAGATGGCAAAGAACACGAAGTTGAAATTGACGCGAAGACAGGTAAAGTGACTGAAATCGACGACTGA
- a CDS encoding response regulator transcription factor, giving the protein MEKILIVEDDDKIARVIQLELEYEGYEVAIAYTGKEAMEKYGSESFDLVLLDVMIPELNGLEVLRRIRQKDDEIRIIMLTARDAVMDKVSGLDSGANDYVTKPFEIEELLARIRAQLKQRSLSHNADFQEVKCRHLKILPMAREVYIDDELIYLTQKEYDLLHFLVEHKNQALSREQIIETVWGYDYYGDTNTVDVYVRYLRKKLDRESSSIISSVRGIGYIVKD; this is encoded by the coding sequence ATGGAAAAGATTCTGATTGTCGAAGACGATGACAAGATAGCCCGTGTCATCCAGCTGGAATTGGAATATGAAGGATATGAAGTGGCAATCGCCTACACAGGAAAAGAAGCGATGGAAAAATACGGATCCGAATCTTTTGATCTGGTTCTTCTGGATGTCATGATTCCTGAACTGAATGGCCTTGAAGTGCTCCGCCGCATCCGTCAGAAAGATGATGAAATACGTATCATCATGCTTACGGCAAGGGATGCAGTGATGGATAAAGTGAGCGGCCTCGACTCCGGAGCAAATGACTATGTCACCAAACCTTTTGAAATCGAGGAATTGCTGGCACGCATCCGGGCACAGCTGAAGCAAAGAAGCCTGTCGCACAATGCCGACTTCCAGGAAGTAAAGTGCAGACATCTCAAGATTCTTCCGATGGCCCGGGAAGTATATATAGATGACGAACTGATCTATCTGACCCAGAAGGAATACGACCTGCTTCATTTCCTGGTCGAACACAAAAACCAGGCATTGTCACGGGAGCAGATCATCGAGACGGTGTGGGGCTATGACTATTATGGTGATACGAACACCGTCGATGTCTATGTCAGATACTTGCGCAAGAAACTTGATCGCGAATCCTCCTCCATCATCTCAAGTGTCAGGGGCATCGGCTATATAGTGAAGGACTGA
- a CDS encoding sensor histidine kinase, with product MKLGTKIQLYTTVMTLLVVIIINLFVYYSYKQFSLNAEMGQLENRGFNIMQEIQNANDNDINAEAVLQAHLLSDGYMTVIDSENNPVVRIATEAEYANISMPYSTSQYAEAMTHGPNHFVMVSLPIIWENGEVYDLQIYENVQFLHETFEILRWILLLSTAIIFIVIFLLNRIITNFITQPINKLIDRMNRTDTTSKYSMLEVDRKDTKELQELSAAFNNMMEELKVHDENQQAFIMNASHELKTPITVISSYSEMLKRFGKTREDVLDESIHAISDEARRMKYLTEQLLSFAKVNTGREEVSRQPTRIVKLIRDIAVRLETVYQREVDVCTNNEAVLAHVDVNTFDQLMKIFMDNAYKYSSDAIAVEVHDHGHSVEVAIKDRGIGIPKEDIDHIFTRFYRVDKARARKTGGSGLGLSIARELAKLNGIEISVDSQVDVGTTFRLTMESGRNDEEDN from the coding sequence ATGAAACTCGGAACTAAAATCCAGTTGTATACAACCGTCATGACCCTGCTTGTGGTCATCATCATCAACCTGTTCGTCTATTATTCATATAAGCAGTTTTCGCTGAATGCAGAGATGGGCCAGCTTGAAAACCGCGGTTTCAATATCATGCAGGAAATCCAGAATGCCAATGACAATGATATCAATGCCGAAGCCGTACTCCAGGCACATCTGCTTTCAGACGGCTATATGACTGTCATCGATAGCGAAAACAACCCGGTGGTCCGAATTGCGACAGAAGCGGAGTATGCCAATATATCCATGCCATACAGTACTTCCCAATATGCAGAGGCGATGACCCACGGCCCCAATCATTTCGTAATGGTCTCCCTGCCGATCATCTGGGAGAATGGCGAGGTATACGATCTGCAGATCTACGAAAATGTCCAGTTTCTGCATGAAACTTTCGAAATCCTGCGCTGGATCCTGCTGCTGTCGACCGCCATCATCTTCATCGTCATATTCCTGTTGAACAGGATCATCACCAACTTCATCACACAGCCGATCAACAAGCTGATCGACAGGATGAACAGGACGGATACCACATCGAAATATTCCATGCTGGAAGTCGATCGGAAGGATACGAAGGAACTTCAGGAACTGTCTGCAGCCTTCAACAATATGATGGAGGAGCTGAAGGTCCATGATGAGAACCAGCAGGCCTTCATCATGAATGCCTCCCATGAGCTGAAGACGCCGATCACTGTCATCAGCTCCTACAGCGAAATGCTCAAACGTTTCGGCAAGACCAGGGAGGATGTGCTGGACGAGAGCATCCATGCCATCAGCGATGAAGCGAGAAGGATGAAATATCTGACGGAACAGCTGTTGAGCTTTGCCAAGGTGAATACAGGCAGGGAGGAAGTTTCCCGGCAGCCGACGCGCATCGTCAAGCTGATACGGGATATTGCAGTACGGCTGGAGACGGTCTATCAGCGGGAGGTTGATGTATGTACAAATAATGAAGCGGTGCTCGCCCATGTTGATGTGAATACATTCGATCAGCTGATGAAGATATTCATGGACAATGCCTATAAATACAGTTCGGATGCAATTGCAGTCGAGGTGCATGACCATGGGCATTCGGTCGAAGTGGCGATAAAAGACAGGGGCATCGGAATCCCCAAGGAGGATATCGACCACATATTCACCCGCTTCTACCGTGTGGATAAGGCACGTGCAAGAAAGACCGGCGGCTCGGGCCTCGGCCTGTCGATAGCCCGTGAACTCGCAAAATTGAATGGCATTGAAATTTCCGTCGACAGCCAGGTGGACGTTGGCACGACCTTCAGACTGACTATGGAAAGCGGGAGAAATGATGAGGAAGACAACTAA
- a CDS encoding PepSY domain-containing protein: MMRKTTKLLIAVGAVVLGILIGVVAVMQSQSDDIGEDEVRAMIMERYGGEIEAVETRGQHYIVRVSDENFEYEITMEQEDGSITDMKSRELPAEEVAEEPAAENHEGTGEKELMTEEEAKALASEEVGGQFIHVTLDDGAHPAEYQVIQLVEDDDEGALVTIDAQSAEVDKVLWFSIDFEDITDIEAFAQELQEYNRQYQNDYYIEFDDYDDD, from the coding sequence ATGATGAGGAAGACAACTAAACTTCTAATTGCTGTGGGAGCGGTCGTACTGGGCATACTGATTGGTGTGGTGGCAGTGATGCAGTCCCAGTCCGATGACATTGGAGAAGATGAAGTCAGAGCGATGATCATGGAACGGTATGGTGGGGAGATTGAAGCGGTCGAGACCAGGGGGCAGCACTATATTGTCCGGGTATCAGATGAAAATTTCGAGTATGAGATTACGATGGAACAAGAAGACGGCAGTATTACTGATATGAAATCAAGGGAATTGCCTGCGGAGGAAGTCGCTGAGGAACCGGCTGCAGAAAATCATGAAGGCACCGGGGAAAAGGAGCTGATGACAGAAGAGGAGGCAAAAGCCCTGGCTTCAGAAGAAGTCGGCGGACAGTTCATACACGTCACATTGGATGATGGGGCCCACCCAGCTGAGTACCAGGTCATTCAACTGGTGGAGGATGATGACGAAGGTGCGCTTGTCACCATCGATGCCCAGTCGGCAGAAGTCGATAAAGTGCTGTGGTTCTCCATCGATTTTGAAGATATTACAGATATAGAAGCTTTCGCCCAGGAGCTGCAGGAATACAACAGACAGTACCAGAACGACTATTATATAGAATTTGATGATTATGATGATGATTAA
- a CDS encoding methionine ABC transporter ATP-binding protein, with protein MTKVSKSFTGKDGPFKAVDNVTLAIKEREIFGIIGESGAGKSTLMRFINALETPDSGDVRVDGVEVKKLAGKRLRSHQKDIGMIFQHFNLLGNRTVEENIRLPLTLHKYKNPLSIDEVLDFTGLADKRSSYPAELSGGQKQRVGIARALITRPKILLCDEPTSALDENTTYEIVDVLHKAQNEYGMTVVIVTHELNVIKTLCHRAAVLDQGRLIDTIDVVHEADGRSGKSYHERVLEVLKGD; from the coding sequence ATGACAAAGGTATCAAAATCATTTACAGGTAAAGATGGTCCTTTCAAAGCCGTGGATAATGTGACGCTTGCGATCAAAGAGAGGGAGATATTCGGAATCATCGGGGAGAGCGGCGCCGGGAAATCGACTTTGATGCGTTTTATCAATGCATTGGAAACGCCGGATTCGGGAGATGTACGAGTCGATGGTGTAGAAGTCAAAAAACTGGCGGGGAAGAGACTGAGAAGCCATCAGAAGGATATCGGCATGATCTTCCAGCACTTCAATCTATTGGGTAATAGGACCGTCGAAGAAAATATAAGGCTGCCTTTGACATTACATAAATATAAAAATCCATTATCCATAGACGAAGTGCTGGATTTCACCGGGCTTGCCGATAAGCGTTCCAGTTATCCTGCGGAACTGTCCGGTGGCCAGAAGCAGCGTGTGGGCATTGCCAGAGCGCTCATTACCCGCCCGAAGATCCTTCTGTGTGACGAGCCGACATCCGCTCTGGATGAGAACACGACTTATGAAATCGTCGATGTACTGCATAAGGCACAGAATGAATACGGCATGACCGTCGTCATCGTGACGCATGAACTCAATGTCATCAAGACCCTGTGTCATCGTGCAGCTGTACTGGACCAGGGGAGGCTGATCGATACGATCGATGTGGTCCATGAGGCTGACGGACGGTCGGGAAAATCCTATCATGAACGTGTATTGGAAGTGTTGAAAGGTGATTAG
- a CDS encoding methionine ABC transporter permease, which produces MERVIEYAPRLFESLYETGIMMAFAMVAAILLGLPLGTLLFLTSRNKPMENKFLYQVASIFVNIVRSFPFLLLVVVMQPLIRFFYGRATGDPVAASFPMMLIAIALYARFVEQSLHDVPKGVMETAESMGATTTQLVWKFLYVEARSSLIIGFTTAFVSFISYSTIMGVVGGGGIGDFAIRYGYQRYETDIMYTAIVVIIIFVILAQWFGLRIARKLDKR; this is translated from the coding sequence ATGGAACGTGTCATTGAATATGCACCGCGACTTTTTGAGAGCCTCTATGAGACAGGAATCATGATGGCATTCGCCATGGTGGCAGCGATTCTGCTGGGTCTTCCTCTCGGTACCCTCCTATTTCTGACTTCCAGGAACAAGCCCATGGAGAATAAGTTCCTATACCAGGTGGCAAGCATCTTTGTCAATATTGTCCGATCATTCCCCTTCCTGCTTCTCGTTGTAGTCATGCAGCCGCTGATCCGTTTCTTCTATGGACGTGCAACAGGAGATCCTGTAGCAGCATCATTTCCAATGATGCTGATCGCTATTGCCCTCTATGCACGCTTTGTCGAGCAATCGCTCCATGACGTGCCCAAAGGTGTGATGGAGACGGCGGAATCCATGGGGGCAACGACGACTCAACTGGTGTGGAAGTTTCTTTATGTTGAAGCGCGAAGTTCCCTGATCATCGGTTTCACCACCGCTTTCGTCAGCTTCATATCCTATTCCACCATAATGGGTGTCGTCGGTGGCGGTGGTATAGGAGACTTCGCCATCCGCTATGGATATCAGCGTTATGAGACGGATATCATGTATACCGCAATTGTAGTGATTATCATATTTGTAATTCTGGCCCAATGGTTCGGACTTAGAATCGCCAGAAAACTTGACAAAAGATGA
- a CDS encoding MetQ/NlpA family ABC transporter substrate-binding protein, with protein sequence MFKKGLLLSGLALILAGCGGEESGTEESQDSGSNGSEETTVVQVASHLPPMTDVVEIAGDVIEDPYEIELVEVSDNIQYNEALLNEEVDANFAQHEPFMEIFNEERDGNLVALQPIYNAIVGFYSPVYDSMDELEEGAEVAIPSDATNEARALMILDQHGIITLASDVEHTATVEDIEENPHNLKFTHIDLLNLTGAYEDGVELVFNYPTYISSIDLTPEDAVLLEEDEDNTFAIQLVAREDNQDSEEIQAVEEAFTSQEVHDFLMELSEEGHLEPAFEVNE encoded by the coding sequence ATGTTTAAAAAAGGATTATTGTTAAGTGGTCTCGCCCTCATCCTTGCTGGATGCGGAGGGGAAGAAAGTGGCACAGAGGAATCGCAGGATAGTGGCTCCAATGGTTCAGAGGAGACGACTGTCGTACAGGTGGCTTCCCATCTGCCCCCAATGACGGATGTTGTGGAAATTGCAGGAGACGTCATTGAAGACCCGTATGAAATAGAACTGGTGGAAGTATCGGACAACATCCAGTATAACGAAGCATTGCTGAACGAAGAAGTCGATGCGAATTTTGCCCAGCACGAACCGTTTATGGAGATCTTCAATGAAGAACGCGACGGCAATCTGGTTGCTCTGCAGCCAATCTACAATGCAATCGTCGGTTTCTATTCACCTGTTTATGATTCCATGGATGAACTTGAGGAGGGGGCCGAAGTGGCGATACCCTCTGATGCAACAAATGAAGCACGGGCACTCATGATACTCGACCAGCATGGCATCATCACCCTGGCTTCTGATGTTGAACATACGGCGACAGTGGAAGATATCGAAGAGAATCCGCATAACCTCAAATTCACCCATATTGATCTGCTCAACCTGACCGGTGCATATGAAGATGGTGTGGAGCTTGTATTCAACTATCCGACGTATATTTCCAGCATCGATCTGACACCGGAAGATGCTGTACTGCTTGAAGAGGATGAGGACAACACATTTGCCATCCAGCTTGTAGCACGTGAGGACAACCAGGATTCGGAGGAAATCCAGGCTGTAGAAGAGGCGTTCACTTCCCAGGAAGTGCATGATTTCCTTATGGAACTGAGTGAAGAAGGGCATTTGGAACCCGCTTTTGAAGTGAACGAGTAA
- a CDS encoding amidohydrolase encodes MNEKLIERLEEKYERMVEIRRYLHQNPELSFQETETAAYIARFYEDKSVEVKTGVGGNGIRVTIDSGRPGRTLALRADFDALPIQETTGLPFASKNEGVMHACGHDAHTAYMMLLAETLIELKDEWKGRVVIIHQHAEETPPGGAIQMIEDGVLDGVDNVLGAHVMSNMETGKVLYREEEAQTGRAYFKLRIKGSGGHGSSPHLANDPIVAGAHFVSEVQTIISRRLNPFEAGVVTIGSFDGKGQFNIIKDEVTLEGDVRAMGDDTKQVIEKEIRRISGGLEETFGVVNELEYKDDYPVLYNDPELTAKIAASIREAGMPEIASVERCGPQPPSEDFAYYTKELPSCFIYIGAAPEGEVYPHHHPKFNIDERSMLIAAQAIGSAALSYLME; translated from the coding sequence GTGAATGAAAAACTGATTGAGCGTCTGGAAGAGAAATATGAGCGTATGGTGGAAATTCGCAGGTATCTCCACCAGAATCCCGAGCTCTCTTTTCAGGAGACGGAAACAGCCGCGTATATTGCCAGGTTTTATGAAGATAAGAGTGTTGAAGTAAAGACAGGAGTCGGGGGCAATGGCATCAGAGTGACCATTGATTCCGGCAGGCCGGGCAGGACCCTCGCACTGAGGGCTGATTTTGACGCACTGCCGATCCAGGAGACAACAGGTCTGCCATTCGCTTCGAAAAACGAAGGTGTCATGCATGCGTGTGGCCATGATGCCCATACTGCATACATGATGCTCCTGGCCGAGACCCTGATTGAACTTAAAGACGAATGGAAAGGCCGGGTGGTCATCATCCACCAGCATGCCGAAGAAACACCACCGGGCGGTGCTATCCAGATGATTGAAGACGGGGTGCTGGATGGAGTGGACAACGTTCTTGGTGCGCATGTAATGAGCAATATGGAAACGGGAAAAGTCCTTTACCGTGAAGAGGAAGCCCAGACTGGACGTGCCTACTTCAAATTGAGGATCAAAGGTTCCGGAGGTCACGGCTCTTCACCCCATCTGGCAAATGACCCGATTGTGGCCGGGGCGCACTTCGTCTCAGAGGTCCAGACCATCATCTCGAGGCGGCTGAACCCCTTTGAAGCCGGTGTGGTGACGATCGGTTCATTTGATGGGAAGGGCCAGTTCAACATCATCAAGGATGAAGTGACGCTTGAAGGTGACGTGCGTGCAATGGGTGATGATACGAAACAGGTAATAGAAAAAGAGATCAGACGCATATCAGGTGGTCTGGAAGAAACATTCGGGGTGGTCAATGAACTCGAATACAAAGATGACTATCCGGTACTGTACAATGATCCGGAATTGACCGCAAAGATTGCAGCATCAATCAGGGAAGCGGGTATGCCGGAAATCGCGTCAGTAGAGCGCTGCGGCCCCCAGCCACCATCGGAGGATTTCGCCTATTATACGAAGGAACTGCCTTCCTGCTTCATCTATATCGGTGCAGCTCCGGAGGGGGAGGTCTATCCCCACCATCATCCAAAATTCAATATTGATGAACGGTCCATGCTGATTGCGGCACAGGCAATCGGCAGCGCCGCATTGTCCTACCTGATGGAATGA